Proteins from a genomic interval of Amia ocellicauda isolate fAmiCal2 unplaced genomic scaffold, fAmiCal2.hap1 HAP1_SCAFFOLD_376, whole genome shotgun sequence:
- the LOC136733848 gene encoding interferon a3-like — translation MEARSFWKCITLILSALDLTLGCTWIQYRYDIVSRESLSLIREMGGELVHDGVIVPFPHKTYDDVFHSQMDDKIAFIRETTKQILKLYHGNLDAVTWDRQKLTEFQIILHRQAVELRKCVQPRKRNRILIPYFKALNENVLKKKTYSAQAWEIIRAQVRIHLQRLNVLAASIRKEMTSV, via the exons ATGGAGGCCAGGAGTTTTTGGAAGTGTATAACCCTTATTCTCTCCGCGCTGGATCTTACTCTGGGATGCACTTGGATTCAGTATAGGTACGACATTGTGAGCAGAGAGTCGCTGAGCCTGATCAGAGAGATG GGTGGAGAGCTGGTGCATGACGGAGTGATCGTCCCATTCCCACATAAGACATACGATGATGTATTTCATTCGCAG ATGGACGATAAAATAGCATTCATACGTGAAACCACGAAGCAGATCCTGAAGCTCTACCACGGCAATCTCGACGCTGTGACCTGGGACAGACAGAAACTGACCGAATTTCAAATCATCCTTCATCGCCAGGCCGTGGAACTTCGGAAGTGT GTACAGCCGAGGAAAAGGAACAGGATACTGATACCATATTTCAAGGCACTAAATGAAAATGTCCTGAAAAAGAAG ACATACAGCGCTCAGGCTTGGGAAATCATCAGGGCTCAAGTGAGGATTCATCTGCAAAGGCTCAATGTGCTCGCTGCTTCAATCCGGAAAGAAATGACCAGCGTTTGA
- the LOC136733847 gene encoding interferon a3-like: MKTWACVFILLCSQELSLGCKWVHYNFGRVSEETLSLLREMGGELVHDRMAVPFPIKSYKNAGDFKSEEKIMFIHEVISHIRHLYSGNTDAVNWDAIKLEMFQLDLHRQDLELDQCRKTMKSDTLRSSRKESKKINRHFKDVENLLKSKDRSHAWEVVRTLVWRHLQRLDLLAVSIRRDKSTAQS; encoded by the exons ATGAAGACCTGGGCGTGTGTTTTTATCCTTCTGTGCAGCCAGGAGCTCTCTCTTGGATGCAAGTGGGTTCATTACAATTTCGGACGTGTGAGTGAGGAAACCCTGTCTCTACTCAGAGAGATG GGCGGTGAGCTAGTGCATGACAGAATGGCTGTTCCCTTCCCCATCAAATCATACAAAAACGCTGGAGATTTTAAG agtgAGGAGAAGATCATGTTTATCCACGAAGTCATCAGTCACATAAGACACCTGTACAGTGGCAATACGGATGCCGTGAACTGGGATGCCATCAAACTGGAAATGTTTCAGCTCGACCTGCACCGCCAGGACCTGGAGCTGGACCAGTGT AGGAAGACCATGAAATCCGACACCCTGCGATCCTCTAGgaaagaaagcaagaaaatCAACCGCCAttttaaggatgtggaaaaccTTTTAAAAAGCAAG GACCGGTCTCATGCCTGGGAGGTTGTCAGGACTCTTGTGTGGCGTCACCTGCAAAGACTGGATTTACTGGCTGTATCCATAAGGAGAGACAAGAGCACTGCCCAAAGCTGA